One window of Microbacterium sp. Root61 genomic DNA carries:
- the ppa gene encoding inorganic diphosphatase: MGAYDAVIEIPRGSRVKYEVDHGTGRVFLDRVLYTAFGYPTNYGFFDNTLGEDGDPLDVLVMLDYDLYPGTMASVRPVGVLKMSDEAGGDDKVIAVIAKDPRWAHVQDVDDIPEFLQKEITHFFEHYKDLEPGKWVKVDAWAGAAEADRLVEEAFTRFAEHEGQTKSQGEGMSPKTV; the protein is encoded by the coding sequence ATGGGCGCATACGACGCCGTCATCGAAATCCCCCGCGGCAGCCGGGTCAAGTACGAGGTCGACCACGGCACCGGCCGCGTGTTCCTGGACCGCGTCCTGTACACCGCGTTCGGGTACCCCACCAACTATGGGTTCTTCGACAACACCCTCGGCGAAGACGGCGACCCGCTCGACGTGCTCGTGATGCTGGACTACGACCTGTACCCCGGCACCATGGCCAGCGTCCGCCCCGTCGGCGTACTCAAGATGAGCGACGAGGCCGGCGGCGACGACAAGGTCATCGCCGTGATCGCCAAGGACCCGCGCTGGGCGCACGTCCAGGACGTCGACGACATCCCGGAGTTCCTGCAGAAGGAGATCACCCACTTCTTCGAGCACTACAAGGACCTCGAGCCCGGCAAGTGGGTCAAGGTCGACGCGTGGGCAGGCGCCGCCGAGGCCGACCGCCTCGTCGAGGAGGCGTTCACGCGCTTCGCCGAGCACGAGGGGCAGACCAAGTCCCAGGGCGAGGGAATGTCCCCCAAGACGGTCTGA
- a CDS encoding M23 family metallopeptidase produces the protein MTRRSAIGVGALGLAAITAFGAPFVPSAFAAAGYPSWPDVQAAKANEAAKAAEVAKIQGLIQSLNDEVARTQAEAQKASDLFYEAQQKFFEAAHHADDLQQQADAESTKATDAANKAGRVAAQLYRNGGDDTSLELFFAGSAATADDLLARLGTMDKLIERNQGVYADAVTARNSAQSLSDQAVVARDARDKLQQEAEAAMVKAQEAASAAQAALDAQTANLATLEAQLAALNDKTAKTIAEYQTGVEIDRKAKEAAAAAAKAEADRLAQEAANGGGGGGGGGGGGGNGGGVVGSGWARPSSGWRSSGYGPRYVQCGNGYCSSGFHEGVDLAAGCGAGIYAASAGVVTYAGYNGGYGNYVRIDHGGGVGTGYGHIRPGGIFVGYGQRVSAGQLIASEGNTGNSFGCHCHFEVYINGRTTDPVGFMAARGISV, from the coding sequence GCAGGCCGCCAAGGCCAACGAAGCGGCCAAGGCCGCCGAGGTCGCCAAGATCCAGGGGCTCATCCAGTCGCTGAACGACGAGGTCGCCCGCACGCAGGCCGAGGCGCAGAAGGCGTCGGACCTCTTCTACGAGGCTCAGCAGAAGTTCTTCGAAGCGGCCCACCACGCCGACGACCTGCAGCAGCAGGCCGACGCGGAGTCGACCAAGGCGACGGATGCCGCCAACAAGGCCGGCCGCGTCGCCGCACAGCTGTACCGCAACGGCGGCGACGACACGTCGCTCGAACTCTTCTTCGCGGGATCCGCGGCCACGGCCGATGACCTGCTCGCCCGCCTGGGCACGATGGACAAGCTCATCGAGCGCAACCAGGGCGTGTACGCGGATGCCGTGACGGCCCGCAACTCGGCGCAGAGCCTGAGCGACCAGGCCGTCGTCGCCCGCGACGCCCGCGACAAGCTGCAGCAGGAGGCCGAAGCGGCCATGGTCAAGGCGCAGGAAGCCGCCAGCGCCGCCCAGGCCGCCCTCGACGCGCAGACCGCGAACCTCGCGACGCTGGAGGCGCAGCTCGCCGCCCTGAACGACAAGACCGCCAAGACGATCGCGGAATACCAGACCGGCGTCGAGATCGACCGCAAGGCCAAGGAGGCCGCCGCGGCGGCTGCGAAGGCCGAAGCGGATCGTCTTGCCCAGGAAGCCGCCAACGGCGGCGGGGGTGGCGGAGGCGGCGGCGGTGGCGGTGGAAACGGCGGCGGTGTCGTCGGGTCCGGCTGGGCTCGTCCGTCCTCCGGCTGGCGCAGCTCCGGCTACGGTCCCCGCTACGTTCAGTGCGGCAACGGCTACTGCTCCAGCGGCTTCCACGAAGGCGTCGACCTGGCCGCCGGCTGCGGTGCGGGCATTTACGCGGCCTCTGCAGGTGTGGTCACCTACGCCGGATACAACGGCGGCTACGGCAACTACGTCCGGATCGACCACGGCGGCGGCGTCGGCACCGGCTACGGGCACATCCGTCCCGGCGGCATCTTCGTCGGCTACGGCCAGCGGGTCAGCGCCGGCCAGCTCATCGCGAGCGAGGGCAACACCGGCAACTCCTTCGGCTGCCACTGCCACTTCGAGGTCTACATCAACGGCCGCACCACGGATCCCGTGGGCTTCATGGCCGCCCGAGGCATCTCGGTCTAG